The DNA region CTGAGCAAGGACAAACTGGACAAAGAAGGTTTGGTACAGTTCCCTGCCGTGATGGGTTCAATCGTAGCTGTGGTTAACCTGCCTGGCGTTAAGGCTGGTGAACTGAAACTGTCTGGCGAACTGCTGGCAGATATCTATCTGGGTAAAGTAAAAAGCTGGGATGACAAGGCGATTGCCGAGCTGAACAGCGGCGTGAAACTGCCACACACTCCTATCTACACAGTACACCGTTCAGACGGTTCTGGTACTACTTACAACTTCACTGATTATCTGGCACGCGTTAGCAGCGACTGGAAATCAAAAGTAGGCGTTGATAAAGAAGTTGCTTGGCCACAAGAAGCCCATCAGTTGGGCGGTAAAGGCAATGCGGGTGTCGCCAACTTCGTAAAACGTACCAAAGGTTCTATCGGTTACGTTGAATATGCTTACGCTAAAACCAACGATCTGGCTTATACCCAGATGAAAAACAAAGACGGCAAATATGTATTGCCAACAATGGAAGCGTTCCAGGCCGCAGCCGCTAACGCTGACTGGGCTAACGCTCCTGGCTTCAAACTGATCCTGAACGACCAGCCAGGTGCTGCTTCATGGCCGATGACAGCCGCAACCTTCATCCTGATGCACAAGTCTCAGGCAAATGAAGCCACTGCCAAAGAAGTGCTGAAATTCTTCGAATGGAGCTATGCAAATGGTGACGCTCTGGCCTCTGAGCTGGAATACGTACCAATGCCAGATAACGTTGTGAAGATGGTAGAAACCATGTGGCACAGCGATATCAAAACAGCAGGTGGCAAAGCTGTTTACTAAGAATTGCCCAAATCAGGCCCTCGCCTCTGGCGGGGGCTTAGCCATTTCTGAAAAAGTTGTGACTTTATGACTGCAATATCGTTAAGAGCATTTTCATGGCAAGGTGACGATCTATTCCGCCGCGCTTGCCTCACCAGCGCGGGACTGATTTCTGTGCTGATGTTTGCCATCCTGCTGTCGTTATGTATTGGCGCTTGGCCCGCGCTGGAAAACTTTGGTATAGGCTTTTTCTTCAGCAGTGAATGGAATCCAGTGACCAAAGAGTTTGGTGCCGCCAACGCACTGTATGGCACCCTGGTTTCTTCTATCATTGCCGTGTTTCTAGCACTCCCGGTTGGTCTAGGAGTGGCGATTTTCCTGTCTGAACTTTGCCCCGTTTGGTTATCCCGCCCGCTGTCTATCGCCATTGAACTGTTAGCGGCAGTCCCCAGCATCATTTACGGTATGTGGGGTTTGTTTGTATTTGCACCCTGGTTTTCTGAAGGATTTCAGGTGTGGGCTGCAGAACATCTGTCTGAATTACCGCTCATTGGTCCACTGTTTAGTGGCCCACCGATGGGCGTGGGTCTGTTGACTTCAGGGATCATCTTGGCATTCATGATTTTGCCGATCCTGACATCATTAATCAAAGAAGCGCTGTCAACTGTCCCCAAAGTATTACGCGAAGCAACTTATGGTATTGGTGCCACCCAATTTGAAGTCATCATAAAAGTGCTGCTCCCCGCCATCAAAGGCCCCATTTTTGGTGCCTTGATTCTGGCGCTTGGGCGCGCACTAGGGGAAACCATGGCAATTACCTTTGTGATAGGTGGTGCCCAGAGCATTGATTCTAGCCTGTTCATGCCAGCCACCTCTATCTCTGCCACGATTGCTGAACAATTCAACGAAGCGACCGGAGACATGCATATTTCAGCCTTGATTGGACTAGGTCTGGTGCTGTTTATGATCACCTTTATCGTGATGGGTTCTGCCCGGGTACTGTTGCGGAGGAAAGCCAAATGATCCGCAAGTTTAAGAATCAGTTGTTCCGGGCCATGTGTCTATTGGCCACTCTGATAGGGCTGGGGATCTTAGTGATTATCCTGTTTACCCTGTTCCAGAAGGGCATGGCGGGCATGAATTGGCAGCTGTTTACCGAAGTTACCCCAGGTCCTGGCGGTGAAGGTGGACTGGCCAATGCGATTGTCGGCAGCATCATTATGACATCGCTAGGTATTGTCATTGCCGCGCCGGTTGGCATTCTCGCGGGCACTTGGCTGGCTGAGTATGGTCAGAACTCTAAAACTGCCGATACTATTCGCTTTCTCAATGGCATGTTGATGAGCGCGCCGTCAATCCTTATCGGCTTATTTGTATATGAGCTAGTGGTCGTGTTCATGGGGCATTTTTCAGGCTGGGCTGGTGCTATCTCACTGGCTATCATCGCGCTGCCCGTCATTATCAGTACCACAGAAGAAATGCTAAAACTGGTGCCTATCACGTTACGTGAAGCAGGTGCTGGTCTTGGCACCCCACGGTGGAAAGTCACCGTTAAACTGAGTTACCGCGCGGTCAGCACCGGCATTATCACAGGCATTCTGTTATCGGTGGCCCGTATCAGCGGCGAAACCGCCCCACTGCTATTTACCGCACTTAACTCCAGCTTTATGACCGTGAATCCGAACGAGCCAATGGCGAACTTACCGGTCACGATTTACCAATTTGCAATGAGTCCCTATGACTCCTGGAACCAACTGGCCTGGTCAGGCGCACTGCTGATCACCATGGCTATTTTGTTTTTGAACATTATTTCTCGGGTACTGCCCCAGTTGAAAAAACGGAGGTCGTGATGAGTCTGGTCGCGCAATTAAAAGATTATCAACAACCCCAACAGGTGAAGCCGCTGGTACAGCGGATGGATATCAAGGATCTAAATTTTTACTACGGCAAGGACAAGCAGGTGTTGTTTGATGTCAGCATGCCGATCTATCAGCATCGCGTCACGGCAATGATTGGCCCGTCCGGCTGCGGTAAATCCACGCTGTTGCGTTGTCTCAATCGCATTTACGAGCTGTATCCACATCAGTATGCTGAAGGCAATGTCACGCTTGGCGAACTCTCAGTATTGGACCGGAAAGTCGACCTGAACGATCTGCGTGCCAAAATCGGCATGGTATTTCAGAAGCCGACACCGTTCCCAATGAGCATTTATGACAACATCGCCTTTGGGATCAAGCTGTATGAGCGGCTGTCCAAGAAAGATATGGATCATCGGGTGAAAGAAGCGTTACAGCAGGCGCAATTGTGGAATGAAGTAAAAGACAAACTGCATAGCGATGCCTCAGGGCTCTCTGGCGGCCAACAGCAACGCTTGTGCATTGCCCGAACCATAGCGCTTAAGCCCGATGTGATCCTGATGGATGAACCCACTTCAGCGTTAGATCCTATCGCAACCCAAGGGATTGAAGATCTCATCACTGAGCTGCGAAAAGATTACACCATAGTGATTGTCACCCATAACATGCAGCAAGCCGCCCGTATCTCTGACTTCACCGCATTTATGTATCTTGGAGAACTGATTGAATTTGGTGAAACCAAGCAGGTGTTTCAGAGTCCGGTACATGATCGTACCCGTAAGTATGTCAGTGGTACCTTCGGCTAACTTAAGCGCTAGATGTTAACGGCTTAGCAGCGAACAATATCAACGAGTTCAGCAAGATAACTCAATTATCTCGCTGAACTGTTCCAGATCCGATGGCTATCTGTCATCGGATTTTTTATGCAATTAACTGCCGTACCACCGCTTGCTTATGGCTAAACGCCAACTACAACGTTTAACATCATATCTGCAACAACATTGTAAGCATGGCTCGAACCAAAGCAGTCATCATGACTAACCACAGCTTTTTATCAAAAGCAGCTATCCATTCATCAAGCGTGATATCCTTTATTGGTCTGTTCTCAAACGCTTTAAGCTGGTGAAGATGAACACAGCACGATAAATTGCCACAGAATCTGGCTTTAATGCGCTATGGCGGGGTTCTATCAATTGCTTGCAGCAGTTCTGTGGCTGTCTCGGTACAGCACTTGTGTTGTTGCCTGTAGAGAGCCAAAGCCATTGGCGATTGCGTTATCCAGTTCAGCGATTAGCGCTCTGAACGCAGATAATTTGAGATACGGATGGCGCGCCAAGGTTAGACGAGGCTACCATCAATCCGAAATCGGGACTGCCATGTGGTGGCACCAAATGGGAACGGATGCTCAAACCATCACGGTCAGACAGCTCCAATTCGCCGAAATATGGTTTGGCATTTATCGCTCGAAACTGTGAGCCAGATAAGGACAGTTAAATTGGCAGTGTACCTATTCATGAGCAGATTTACGCCCCTAGCGCGTATATGTCACGCAAAGGTACACACCACGCAGGAATGTAGGCTACAATGGGCGCAATGATTGGAAATACTAGTAACGAAATAAAATTAATAAATACATAGTGATAGTCGAAAAATTAAAGGATTTAAATAGCAATGAAAGATAACGAACCGGCCACAATTTACTGGCACGATTATGAAACATTTGGTGCCGATCCATCTCGTGACAGGCCAGCCCAGTTTGCAGGTATTCGTACCGACTTGGAGCTCAATATTGTTGGCGAACCGGATACTTTCTACTGTCGCTTGGCGACAGATTACTTGCCCGCCCCAGAAGCCATTCTTATTACCGGCATAACACCGCAACTCGTTAATAGCGAAGGAATGCTAGAAACCGAGTTTATGGCACGCATCAACAATATTTTCAGTGTTGCCAACACTTGTGTTGCGGGCTACAACTCTTTGCGTTTTGACGATGAAGTTACCCGCTACGGCTTTTACCGTAACTTTATTGATCCCTATGCCCGCGAATGGCGTAACGGTAATTCTCGCTGGGATATCATTGACTTAGTTCGTGCATGCTACGCTTTGCGGCCTGACGGTATCAACTGGCCAGAAAGAGAAGATGGTAGTCCAAGTTTCAAACTGGAGCATTTGACACTGGCTAACGGTCTGGGACATGAAAAGGCCCATGATGCGATGTCGGATGTGTACGCCACCATCGCCTTGGCAAGATTAATCCGCGAACATCAGCCACGATTATTTGATTACTACTTTGGCCTACGGAAAAAGCAAACCGTCGCCGATCAGATAGATGTGCTGACGATGACGCCGCTGGTGCATGTCAGTTCAAAAATCCCGGCGGCTCAAGGCTGTACCACGCTAATTGCGCCGGTTGCTTACCATCCGGTCAACCGTAATGCGGTTATCTGTATTAATCTCAACATGGATATCACCCCACTGCTGGAACTGGAGGTGAATGATATTTATCAACGTATGTATACCGCCAGAGAAGATCTGGCCGAAGATGAACTGCCGATCCCAATAAAACTGATCCATCTGAACAAATGCCCTTTCATTGCCCCCGCCAAAACTCTTAGTGATGACCGAGCCGCAACCTTAGGCATTGACAAGGCATTTGCGCGCGAGCAGTTCCGTAAGCTACGGCAATCAGCAGAAGTACGGCAAAAGCTGGTTGCCCTGTATGAAATCGACCACGCAACCACAATTACCGACCCTGACCGTATGTTGTATAGCGGTGGATTTTTCTCCGACGCCGATCGCAACAAAATGGAGATAATTCGCAATACTGCACCACAGAATCTAGCGGCCCTTGAGTTGCAATTTGATGATGCTAGATTGCCAGAAATGCTATTCCGTTATCGGGCACGTAACTACCCGGCTCTACTGGATTATCAAGAAAGTCTGCGCTGGAAGGAGTTTTGTAAACAACGGCTTAGCGATCCCGATTATGTCCTCAGGCTGGAAAATCTATTGGAAGAAACTGCTGCAAATGAAAGCAAACAGCAATTACTGAAGGCTTTGGTGCTTTACCTACAATCGCTTTAGCTGCATGATCCCATGTCCGCTCACCAATAGGAAAGACGGATGCAAAATAGATTTATCAGCGGCCTGAACAGTTTGCCGCAATCTTTAAGCAGCGCACTGGTACCTATGCTAGGCGATGCCTTTGCGGGCCATTTTGATGCGCAGCAGCTTGCCCATCTGCAACATGCTAGCGGTCTGGATGAATCACAACTGCTTAGCACTCTGCTCCCCATTGCCGCAGCCATGTCAGTGGCGCCCATCAGTGATTTTTATGTAGGCGCTATCGCTAAAGGCCAAAGTGGTGCAGTGTACATGGGAGCGAACCTGGAATTGGCAGGAGAGGCACTGTGTCACTCGGTACATGCCGAACAGAATGCTATCAGCCATGCCTGGTTAAGTGGTGAAGCACAAGTCACGGATATCTGGGTAAATGCCAGTCCTTGCGGTCATTGTCGTCAATTCATGAATGAGCTGGTTGCAGGCAGCAGCATCCGCATCCATTTGCCAACACAACCAACAGCACCACTCGCGCACTACTTGCCCTATGGTTTTGGCCCTAAAGACTTAGGCATTGACTTACCTTTGCTGACCAAGCAACAAACTGAATTATTACTGGAAAGTAGTGATCCCATGGTAATTGAAGCCTTGGATCATGCCAGCTTGAGCTATGCGCCTTACAGCCATAGTCATAGTGCAGTGGTACTAGAAATGACCGATGGTGTTACTTTCTGTGGCCGCTACGCAGAGAATGCCGCTTTCAACCCGTCCATGATGCCAATGCAAATGGCACTTGCCAGTCTGGTACGCCACAATCGCGACTTTAGCGATATCAAACGCGCCATGTTGTTAGAATCATCGGCAGGCAAACTTTCCTTAGTCGATATGAGTTTAGATGCACTACATGCAGTAGCTAATGTTGAACTGGAGCATGTTGTAGTATCACCGCTGTAATACCTCCTATCGATACGGTAATTTGGGGGTAAATGTAAAAGGACTGCTGATTCGGCAGTCCTTTTTAGCAGCAATTCTCTGACTCCGCTAGCTGGGTCGGTTATTTACCTTGAGATTTTTGCTGACGCGCCATCAGACTAGATGTATCCCAGCGGCTGCCGCCCATGGTCTGTACTTCAGCGTAAAACTGGTCAACCAGCGCTGTTAACGGCAAAGTAGAACCATTACGGCGGGCCTCATTGAGGGCTATCCCCAGATCCTTGCGCATCCAATCCACCGCAAAACCGAAATCATACTCACCTTTGAGCATGGTTTTATAGCGGTTCTCCATCTGCCAACTCTGAGCGGCACCTTTACTGATCACTTCGACCACTTTCTCGCCATCTAGACCGGCATTTTTGGCAAAGCTCAAAGCTTCAGCCAAACCTTGAACTATGCCAGCGATACAGATTTGGTTAACCATTTTAGCAAGCTGCCCAGAACCGGTATCCCCCAACAACTCAGCACTGCGGGAATAGGCTGCCATTACGGGTTTTACTGCTGCAAAAACATTCGCATCGCCACCAACCATTACGGTTAGCACGCCATTTTCTGCCCCCGCTTGACCACCAGACACAGGCGCATCCAAGAAGGCGATCCCTTTTGTTGCCAATAATGCCGCTAATTCGCGCGTGACATCGGCTGAAGCGGTAGTGTGATCGACAAACACCGCACCGGCAGCCATGCCATGAAGGGCACCATTTTCACCCGCAACGACCTGACGTAAATCATCGTCATTACCCACACAAGCAAAGACAATATCTTGCCCTTCTGCCGCTTCTTTCGGCGTGGCACAACAACGGCCACCGTACTCACTCACCCAAGCTTGAGCCTTGGCGACTGTCCTGTTGTAAACCGTGACCTCATGCCCATGTT from Shewanella dokdonensis includes:
- the pstS gene encoding phosphate ABC transporter substrate-binding protein PstS; its protein translation is MNNLLKGALLGCTIAASASVYADTVINGAGATFPYPVYAKWAEQYNKETGVKLNYQAIGSGGGIKQIIAKTVDFGASDAPLSKDKLDKEGLVQFPAVMGSIVAVVNLPGVKAGELKLSGELLADIYLGKVKSWDDKAIAELNSGVKLPHTPIYTVHRSDGSGTTYNFTDYLARVSSDWKSKVGVDKEVAWPQEAHQLGGKGNAGVANFVKRTKGSIGYVEYAYAKTNDLAYTQMKNKDGKYVLPTMEAFQAAAANADWANAPGFKLILNDQPGAASWPMTAATFILMHKSQANEATAKEVLKFFEWSYANGDALASELEYVPMPDNVVKMVETMWHSDIKTAGGKAVY
- the pstC gene encoding phosphate ABC transporter permease subunit PstC, whose protein sequence is MTAISLRAFSWQGDDLFRRACLTSAGLISVLMFAILLSLCIGAWPALENFGIGFFFSSEWNPVTKEFGAANALYGTLVSSIIAVFLALPVGLGVAIFLSELCPVWLSRPLSIAIELLAAVPSIIYGMWGLFVFAPWFSEGFQVWAAEHLSELPLIGPLFSGPPMGVGLLTSGIILAFMILPILTSLIKEALSTVPKVLREATYGIGATQFEVIIKVLLPAIKGPIFGALILALGRALGETMAITFVIGGAQSIDSSLFMPATSISATIAEQFNEATGDMHISALIGLGLVLFMITFIVMGSARVLLRRKAK
- the pstA gene encoding phosphate ABC transporter permease PstA codes for the protein MIRKFKNQLFRAMCLLATLIGLGILVIILFTLFQKGMAGMNWQLFTEVTPGPGGEGGLANAIVGSIIMTSLGIVIAAPVGILAGTWLAEYGQNSKTADTIRFLNGMLMSAPSILIGLFVYELVVVFMGHFSGWAGAISLAIIALPVIISTTEEMLKLVPITLREAGAGLGTPRWKVTVKLSYRAVSTGIITGILLSVARISGETAPLLFTALNSSFMTVNPNEPMANLPVTIYQFAMSPYDSWNQLAWSGALLITMAILFLNIISRVLPQLKKRRS
- the pstB gene encoding phosphate ABC transporter ATP-binding protein PstB encodes the protein MSLVAQLKDYQQPQQVKPLVQRMDIKDLNFYYGKDKQVLFDVSMPIYQHRVTAMIGPSGCGKSTLLRCLNRIYELYPHQYAEGNVTLGELSVLDRKVDLNDLRAKIGMVFQKPTPFPMSIYDNIAFGIKLYERLSKKDMDHRVKEALQQAQLWNEVKDKLHSDASGLSGGQQQRLCIARTIALKPDVILMDEPTSALDPIATQGIEDLITELRKDYTIVIVTHNMQQAARISDFTAFMYLGELIEFGETKQVFQSPVHDRTRKYVSGTFG
- the sbcB gene encoding exodeoxyribonuclease I — its product is MKDNEPATIYWHDYETFGADPSRDRPAQFAGIRTDLELNIVGEPDTFYCRLATDYLPAPEAILITGITPQLVNSEGMLETEFMARINNIFSVANTCVAGYNSLRFDDEVTRYGFYRNFIDPYAREWRNGNSRWDIIDLVRACYALRPDGINWPEREDGSPSFKLEHLTLANGLGHEKAHDAMSDVYATIALARLIREHQPRLFDYYFGLRKKQTVADQIDVLTMTPLVHVSSKIPAAQGCTTLIAPVAYHPVNRNAVICINLNMDITPLLELEVNDIYQRMYTAREDLAEDELPIPIKLIHLNKCPFIAPAKTLSDDRAATLGIDKAFAREQFRKLRQSAEVRQKLVALYEIDHATTITDPDRMLYSGGFFSDADRNKMEIIRNTAPQNLAALELQFDDARLPEMLFRYRARNYPALLDYQESLRWKEFCKQRLSDPDYVLRLENLLEETAANESKQQLLKALVLYLQSL
- the cdd gene encoding cytidine deaminase, with the translated sequence MQNRFISGLNSLPQSLSSALVPMLGDAFAGHFDAQQLAHLQHASGLDESQLLSTLLPIAAAMSVAPISDFYVGAIAKGQSGAVYMGANLELAGEALCHSVHAEQNAISHAWLSGEAQVTDIWVNASPCGHCRQFMNELVAGSSIRIHLPTQPTAPLAHYLPYGFGPKDLGIDLPLLTKQQTELLLESSDPMVIEALDHASLSYAPYSHSHSAVVLEMTDGVTFCGRYAENAAFNPSMMPMQMALASLVRHNRDFSDIKRAMLLESSAGKLSLVDMSLDALHAVANVELEHVVVSPL
- a CDS encoding NAD(P)-dependent oxidoreductase — protein: MAKVAFLGMGVMGYPMAGHLLKHGHEVTVYNRTVAKAQAWVSEYGGRCCATPKEAAEGQDIVFACVGNDDDLRQVVAGENGALHGMAAGAVFVDHTTASADVTRELAALLATKGIAFLDAPVSGGQAGAENGVLTVMVGGDANVFAAVKPVMAAYSRSAELLGDTGSGQLAKMVNQICIAGIVQGLAEALSFAKNAGLDGEKVVEVISKGAAQSWQMENRYKTMLKGEYDFGFAVDWMRKDLGIALNEARRNGSTLPLTALVDQFYAEVQTMGGSRWDTSSLMARQQKSQGK